One Serpentinicella alkaliphila DNA segment encodes these proteins:
- a CDS encoding FadR/GntR family transcriptional regulator, with protein sequence MDQKKINISEIVYKAIEEKIFNKEWTPGMKIASENQLSQELGVSRMSVREAIEKMVALNILTKKHGGGTFVNELSPSIYLNGLIPMIILDHDDLLDVLEFREVIEVDSARLCAERCDEETIEALERCYQVMCDNNNKSPEFANADYQFHMEIAKGSKNSLVAKVNTILTDIWKLQQEEINRCLGPSGGVQEHKKILDAIKSRDPQLAALFMQRHIRRTYNEILKIKEKEKEIIVKEVTA encoded by the coding sequence ATGGACCAGAAGAAAATAAATATTAGTGAAATCGTTTATAAGGCTATTGAAGAAAAAATCTTTAATAAAGAGTGGACACCAGGCATGAAGATAGCTTCTGAAAATCAATTATCTCAAGAATTGGGTGTCAGTAGAATGTCGGTAAGAGAAGCCATTGAGAAAATGGTGGCCTTAAATATACTTACAAAAAAGCATGGTGGAGGAACCTTTGTTAATGAGCTATCCCCCTCAATCTATCTTAATGGCCTAATACCAATGATTATACTTGATCATGACGACTTGTTGGATGTATTAGAGTTTAGAGAAGTAATAGAGGTAGACAGTGCTAGACTTTGTGCAGAGCGTTGTGATGAAGAAACTATTGAAGCGTTGGAAAGATGTTATCAAGTGATGTGTGATAATAACAATAAATCACCTGAATTTGCAAATGCTGACTATCAATTTCATATGGAAATAGCTAAAGGGTCTAAAAACTCTTTAGTTGCCAAAGTAAACACCATATTAACGGATATTTGGAAATTACAGCAGGAGGAAATAAATCGTTGTCTAGGACCTTCCGGAGGGGTTCAAGAGCATAAGAAAATATTGGATGCAATAAAATCAAGGGATCCACAATTAGCTGCTCTCTTTATGCAAAGGCATATTCGAAGAACCTATAATGAAATTCTTAAGATTAAGGAAAAAGAAAAAGAAATTATAGTTAAAGAGGTGACGGCATGA
- a CDS encoding TRAP transporter large permease codes for MDMLIIFIVSLFGFLLIGVPVAFCLGLAALVMMGMQNFGYDVLVQKMVGGIDSFPLLAVPFFMLAGEIMNTGGIAKRIINLSNALVGHITGGLGLVNIVASMFFGGISGSSVADTAAIGGLLIPAMKEDGYDADFSAAVTASSSTMGIVIPPSIPMILFGLISGVSVVKMFLGGIIPGILIGFSLLFLTYFISKKRNYPKGDKFSLIRVFKALKESIWAVLLPVIIIGGIISGYFTPTEAAVVSVVYALIVSLLIYKEMTIKDLPKVLIDTGKTTGIVMLVAGTAMVVAWLLTVVRIPQTIATTILSISENPFVVLLIINFFLLLVGSVMDLTPALLILGPVLLPVAREVGIDPVFFGVMMVINLGIGLVTPPVGTILYISCGIAKISLERIVKAMMPFLVTQVAILLIIIIFPQLVLWIPNNALR; via the coding sequence ATGGATATGCTAATAATATTTATAGTTTCACTATTTGGATTTTTGTTAATTGGTGTACCCGTAGCGTTTTGTTTAGGTTTGGCTGCCCTTGTAATGATGGGTATGCAGAACTTTGGCTATGACGTATTAGTGCAGAAAATGGTTGGTGGTATTGACAGCTTCCCCCTTTTAGCTGTACCTTTTTTTATGCTTGCAGGGGAAATTATGAACACAGGTGGTATAGCTAAAAGAATCATTAATCTTTCAAACGCACTTGTTGGACATATTACTGGAGGATTAGGTTTAGTAAATATTGTTGCTAGTATGTTCTTTGGGGGAATTTCTGGGTCCTCGGTTGCTGATACTGCAGCTATAGGGGGATTGTTAATTCCTGCCATGAAAGAAGATGGGTATGATGCAGATTTTTCTGCTGCTGTAACAGCGTCATCCTCTACTATGGGTATTGTTATACCCCCGAGTATTCCTATGATTTTATTTGGACTAATTAGTGGTGTTTCTGTAGTTAAAATGTTCTTAGGAGGAATTATTCCAGGTATTCTTATTGGATTTTCTCTACTGTTTCTGACCTATTTTATTTCTAAAAAGAGAAATTACCCGAAAGGAGATAAGTTTTCTTTAATTAGGGTATTTAAAGCCCTTAAGGAATCAATATGGGCAGTGCTTTTACCTGTTATTATTATAGGAGGTATTATCTCTGGATACTTTACACCTACGGAAGCAGCCGTTGTATCAGTTGTATATGCTTTAATTGTTTCGCTATTAATATATAAGGAAATGACAATAAAAGATTTACCAAAAGTATTGATTGATACTGGAAAAACCACAGGTATTGTAATGTTAGTTGCGGGAACTGCTATGGTAGTTGCATGGCTACTTACTGTTGTGAGAATACCACAAACTATCGCAACAACAATTCTATCCATTTCGGAAAATCCATTTGTGGTCCTGTTGATTATAAATTTCTTCTTATTGTTGGTTGGAAGCGTTATGGATTTAACACCAGCTCTATTAATTCTAGGCCCAGTATTATTACCCGTAGCTAGAGAAGTAGGCATTGACCCTGTTTTCTTTGGTGTAATGATGGTAATAAACTTAGGTATAGGACTGGTAACACCTCCTGTAGGTACAATATTATATATTTCCTGTGGAATTGCAAAAATTTCATTGGAACGAATTGTAAAGGCTATGATGCCTTTTCTAGTAACACAAGTTGCGATACTACTAATAATTATAATATTTCCACAGTTGGTTCTTTGGATACCGAATAATGCACTGAGATAG
- a CDS encoding glycosyltransferase family 2 protein: MVTDGKIIESDRLERKGIYIKVWIKFLIAHFGALLWVGVSIVLSLRWVGELGTIVSVPFAIIIITGIAYIPGYINAFTVMSLLSDKQPKFVTVSPEEDITIIIACRNEENAIGETLGYIAKQDYEGEIKVIVVDNASTDGTYEESKRAGENLKLNITVINENIPGKYNALNRALKYVDTEFVATLDADTLLHKSSVRYIVSRMISAPSDVCAVAGSVLVRNSRTSFIAKLQEWDYFLGIASIKRMQGLYQGTLVAQGAFSLYKTEVLKYVGGWPDAIGEDIVLTWKFFENKWRVFYEPLAVAFTDVPISLKHLARQRSRWARGMIEALKAVKPWKQPLGYIKYLTSINLIMPYLDIIYTFVLIPGLIIALYGKYHIVGPVTIFVLPLSMIQNFVLYRYQQYVFKNLGLSIRKNRFGFIVYVLFYQMLMSPISILGYMQEVFFLKRVWK, translated from the coding sequence ATGGTGACTGATGGAAAGATTATCGAAAGCGATCGGCTAGAACGAAAAGGGATATATATAAAAGTGTGGATTAAGTTTCTTATTGCCCACTTTGGTGCACTTCTGTGGGTAGGAGTTTCTATCGTTTTGTCATTAAGATGGGTAGGGGAGCTAGGTACTATTGTTTCAGTGCCATTTGCCATTATAATTATCACGGGGATAGCTTACATTCCTGGATATATTAATGCTTTTACTGTTATGAGTCTTCTGAGCGATAAGCAACCTAAGTTTGTGACCGTAAGTCCTGAAGAAGACATTACAATAATCATTGCCTGCAGAAATGAAGAGAATGCTATAGGGGAAACATTAGGATATATAGCAAAGCAGGATTATGAAGGGGAAATAAAAGTAATAGTAGTGGATAACGCTTCTACTGATGGAACTTATGAAGAGTCCAAGAGGGCTGGAGAAAACCTAAAACTAAACATTACTGTAATTAATGAGAACATACCAGGAAAATACAATGCTCTAAATAGGGCTTTAAAATATGTGGATACTGAATTTGTAGCTACTCTTGATGCAGATACTTTGCTACATAAGTCATCTGTTAGATATATTGTATCTAGAATGATATCGGCCCCATCAGATGTTTGTGCTGTGGCAGGATCTGTTCTTGTAAGAAATAGTAGGACCAGTTTTATTGCTAAACTTCAAGAATGGGATTACTTCTTAGGTATAGCAAGCATTAAAAGAATGCAAGGATTATATCAAGGGACGTTAGTTGCTCAAGGAGCATTTTCTTTATACAAAACAGAAGTATTGAAGTATGTAGGGGGTTGGCCTGATGCTATTGGAGAAGATATAGTTCTAACATGGAAATTTTTTGAAAATAAATGGAGAGTTTTCTATGAGCCTCTAGCTGTGGCTTTTACTGATGTGCCAATTTCACTTAAACATTTAGCAAGGCAGAGAAGTAGGTGGGCGAGAGGAATGATAGAGGCTCTTAAGGCTGTGAAGCCTTGGAAGCAACCCTTGGGATATATTAAATATCTTACTAGTATAAATCTAATTATGCCATATCTTGATATTATCTACACATTCGTATTGATACCAGGTTTGATTATTGCACTGTATGGGAAATACCACATTGTAGGACCTGTGACGATATTTGTATTACCACTTTCGATGATTCAGAACTTTGTATTATATAGATATCAGCAATATGTTTTTAAAAATTTAGGCTTAAGCATTAGAAAAAATAGATTTGGCTTTATTGTATACGTTTTGTTCTATCAAATGCTCATGAGTCCAATCTCGATACTTGGATATATGCAGGAAGTTTTCTTTCTAAAGCGTGTATGGAAATAA
- the ilvD gene encoding dihydroxy-acid dehydratase has translation MFNRSRDILRGPEWANVRALYKSSGFSNAELEKPIIGIVNSFNSICPGHMNLKQLTQKVKEGIYASGGTPVEFGTIGACDGIAMGHRGMRYVLPTREMIANDIEAMIEAHRLDGLVLLGSCDKIVPGMLMGAMRVNVPTVFVNGGPTLPGRMKEGNPYGGEYIDHSIIQQSEGALKSGAIDQEKFNWIEDHAVPTIGSCAMLGTANTMCCLAEAIGLALPGSAAVPAVYSRRLSIAFDSGRTIMNLVHKEILAKDIITKDAIINAIKVNSAIGGSTNAVLHLLALAHEAEISLDIFEFGEISKSIPHLVPMIPAGQYTLLDFYEAGGVPAIMKELRSQLSLDCMTCTSKTIEENLQMFKNYNNDVIRSLDKPVHTRGGIAILKGNLAPDGAVTKPSAIPIEALYFQGPARIYESEQEALNGIRGNQVQPGDVIVIRNEGPKGGPGMPEMYKAMKLLVGMNLGSKVCVITDGRFSGSNNGCFVGHICPEAIDDGPIAYLKNGDMITVDVMRDSIDAPNVDFEQRRKEGRKVSYQSVKGYLYQYRKNVKAASEGAVIPSR, from the coding sequence ATGTTTAATAGAAGTCGTGATATTTTACGTGGTCCAGAATGGGCAAATGTAAGGGCTCTTTATAAATCAAGTGGTTTTAGTAATGCAGAGCTTGAAAAACCTATTATTGGTATAGTAAATTCTTTCAATTCAATTTGTCCAGGGCATATGAACTTAAAACAGCTGACACAAAAAGTAAAAGAAGGAATATATGCTTCAGGTGGAACCCCAGTAGAATTCGGCACCATTGGAGCTTGTGATGGGATCGCTATGGGGCATAGGGGAATGAGATATGTGCTACCCACTAGAGAAATGATTGCTAATGATATTGAAGCTATGATTGAAGCCCATAGGCTAGACGGCTTAGTTCTTCTAGGTTCCTGTGACAAAATCGTCCCAGGAATGCTTATGGGGGCAATGCGAGTAAATGTGCCTACCGTATTTGTAAATGGAGGTCCAACTCTACCGGGTAGAATGAAGGAAGGAAATCCCTATGGAGGAGAATATATCGACCATTCTATTATCCAACAATCCGAGGGAGCACTAAAGTCAGGTGCTATAGACCAAGAAAAATTCAATTGGATAGAAGATCATGCGGTACCTACAATTGGTTCCTGTGCAATGCTTGGAACAGCCAATACTATGTGTTGTCTAGCTGAGGCTATAGGACTTGCCCTTCCAGGTAGTGCTGCAGTGCCTGCTGTTTATAGTAGAAGGCTAAGCATTGCCTTTGATAGTGGCAGGACAATAATGAACCTAGTACATAAAGAAATATTAGCAAAGGATATTATAACGAAAGATGCAATTATAAACGCTATTAAAGTAAACTCTGCCATAGGGGGTTCTACAAATGCTGTATTGCATTTATTAGCTTTAGCCCACGAGGCTGAAATATCATTAGATATCTTTGAGTTTGGAGAAATTAGTAAATCCATACCTCATTTAGTCCCTATGATTCCGGCAGGTCAATATACTTTGCTGGATTTTTATGAAGCAGGTGGAGTTCCAGCAATTATGAAGGAGCTTAGAAGTCAGCTGTCTTTAGACTGCATGACCTGCACCTCAAAAACAATAGAGGAAAATCTTCAGATGTTTAAAAACTATAATAATGATGTAATTAGAAGTCTAGATAAACCCGTTCACACCCGTGGTGGTATTGCAATCTTAAAAGGTAATCTTGCTCCAGATGGTGCAGTAACAAAGCCCTCTGCCATTCCTATAGAAGCCCTTTATTTTCAAGGTCCTGCAAGGATTTACGAAAGCGAGCAAGAAGCATTGAATGGTATTCGGGGTAATCAAGTACAGCCCGGGGATGTAATTGTTATTAGAAACGAAGGTCCTAAAGGGGGACCTGGTATGCCAGAAATGTATAAGGCTATGAAGTTATTAGTGGGGATGAATCTAGGCAGCAAGGTTTGTGTTATAACCGATGGAAGATTTTCTGGTTCTAACAACGGATGTTTTGTTGGTCATATTTGTCCAGAGGCAATTGACGATGGACCTATTGCCTATTTAAAGAACGGAGATATGATCACTGTTGATGTAATGCGAGACAGTATTGATGCACCAAATGTTGATTTTGAACAACGAAGAAAAGAAGGTAGAAAAGTATCCTATCAAAGTGTTAAGGGATATTTATATCAATATAGAAAAAACGTTAAAGCTGCATCCGAGGGGGCGGTTATACCTTCTCGATGA
- a CDS encoding TRAP transporter substrate-binding protein: MRNMKKIVALMLAFSLVLVGCTSKSTGGNTGPGTSAEQEKFVIRAGIGLNDQHPQFKGLEVFKEYVERESEGRIEVQLFHSSQLGDDIQMMEALQLGSQEMTCPSTAPITSIDKRFMAFDLPFLFPSPQIADAILDGPIGQELLDGLQESGLVGLAYWENGYRHLTNNKVAVSSPADMTGLKIRTMENQVHLDFFRALGAQPTPMPFGELFTAMQQGVVDGQENPVPTIYLQNFNEVQKYTTLTGHVYSPFVLMMSKIFYDGLPTDLQEVVREGAIVARDEQRAINRAYTEELADGLREKGMTVIELTPEQQLAFQTATSSTVEKFRNEIGAETVNKILAEIERLSN, encoded by the coding sequence ATGAGAAACATGAAAAAAATTGTTGCTTTAATGTTGGCATTTTCACTAGTATTAGTAGGTTGTACTAGTAAATCAACTGGAGGAAACACAGGGCCAGGAACAAGCGCTGAGCAAGAGAAGTTTGTTATTCGTGCGGGAATCGGTCTTAACGATCAACATCCACAGTTCAAAGGTTTAGAAGTGTTTAAAGAATATGTTGAAAGAGAAAGTGAAGGTAGAATCGAAGTTCAACTATTCCATAGCAGTCAATTAGGTGATGATATACAAATGATGGAAGCACTTCAGTTAGGAAGTCAAGAGATGACATGTCCTTCAACTGCACCAATTACATCTATTGACAAAAGATTTATGGCTTTTGACCTTCCGTTCTTATTCCCAAGTCCTCAAATAGCAGATGCTATTTTGGATGGTCCAATCGGACAAGAGTTACTTGATGGATTACAAGAGAGTGGTTTAGTGGGATTAGCTTATTGGGAAAATGGATACCGTCATTTAACAAACAATAAAGTAGCTGTATCTTCGCCTGCAGATATGACGGGGTTAAAAATTAGAACAATGGAAAACCAGGTTCACTTAGATTTCTTTAGAGCTTTAGGTGCTCAACCTACTCCAATGCCTTTTGGTGAGTTATTTACAGCTATGCAACAAGGAGTAGTAGATGGTCAAGAAAACCCTGTTCCAACAATTTATCTACAAAACTTTAATGAAGTACAAAAATATACAACCTTAACTGGTCATGTGTACAGTCCATTTGTATTAATGATGAGTAAGATATTCTATGATGGATTGCCAACAGATTTACAAGAAGTAGTTAGAGAAGGGGCGATTGTAGCTAGAGATGAGCAGAGAGCTATTAATCGTGCATATACGGAAGAGCTGGCAGACGGATTAAGAGAAAAAGGTATGACTGTAATTGAGTTAACACCTGAACAACAACTGGCTTTCCAAACAGCTACGAGCTCTACGGTTGAAAAGTTCAGAAATGAAATTGGAGCAGAAACTGTAAATAAAATTTTAGCAGAAATCGAGCGTTTATCTAATTAA
- a CDS encoding TRAP transporter small permease, with product MIEKLSYIPKVLGIVNKWISYIVKGAISLNLLTMVGIVFYAVISRNFLNASIAWAEELSRILFIWLVFSGAVLGLYYRDHLGLTLLVERFKPKQQLVFEIISWILIIVVTRAMIYGGDRIVTTIKNARTPALGLPTTLKYWPVLLAGYAMVLISIESLFHSIIKLVKQFVDNNGRGE from the coding sequence ATGATTGAAAAGTTAAGCTATATACCTAAGGTTTTAGGGATAGTGAATAAATGGATTAGCTATATAGTTAAGGGGGCTATCTCTTTAAATTTGCTAACGATGGTTGGTATTGTATTTTATGCTGTTATAAGCCGTAACTTCCTTAATGCCTCTATTGCCTGGGCAGAAGAATTATCTAGAATCTTATTTATATGGCTAGTATTTAGTGGTGCGGTTTTAGGACTATATTATAGAGATCACTTAGGGTTGACGCTGTTGGTCGAACGTTTTAAACCTAAACAACAGTTAGTTTTTGAAATTATTTCATGGATATTAATTATAGTTGTAACAAGAGCGATGATTTATGGTGGAGATAGAATTGTAACGACAATTAAAAATGCGAGAACACCTGCATTAGGTCTGCCTACAACTTTGAAGTATTGGCCGGTACTATTGGCTGGATATGCTATGGTTTTAATTAGTATCGAAAGTTTATTTCATAGTATTATTAAGCTGGTAAAACAATTTGTCGATAATAATGGGAGGGGGGAATAG
- the ilvD gene encoding dihydroxy-acid dehydratase, which translates to MLKSQEIRKKAPEMDSLRIGMGWSVEELSKPQIIIESTFGHSHPGSAHLDVLVEEAYQGVVSNGGKPSKFFATDICDGQAQGHDGMNYSLASREYIANMIEIHMGATPYDAGVFIASCDKGMPAHLQAIARMDIPSVVLTGGTMKAGPNMLTLEQIGTYNAKYQRKEITEQEFTDFKHNACPSCGACSFMGTAATMQIMAEALGLALPGTAFMPATAEELKGLARKVGEHAVKLVEMDIRPSQILTKKAFENAIMVHAAIAGSSNSLLHIPTIAHELGIEIAPQMFDEIHRKIPFILNIRPSGFYPGEYFWYAGGVPGVMEEIREYLHLDVITVTGKTLGENLDELKMNGYYDVCYRHLVEKGVRKEDILKTTKNPIQAQGAIAILKGNLAPEGAVVKHSAIAKEMLQATLVARTFDSEEEAMEAVLTKEISPGDAVIIRYEGPKGSGMPEMFYTTEAIASDPELVSTTALITDGRFSGATRGPAIGHISPEASEGGPIALVEEGDLISLDIPNRSIDIIGVKGEERSKEEIEKILIERKAKWIKPKPKYTKGALGIYTRLAVSPMKGGYMEFKEGM; encoded by the coding sequence ATGCTTAAAAGTCAAGAAATAAGAAAAAAAGCCCCAGAAATGGACTCCTTACGGATAGGGATGGGATGGTCGGTGGAGGAATTGTCTAAACCTCAAATAATTATTGAGAGTACCTTTGGTCACAGTCATCCTGGGAGTGCCCACTTGGATGTTTTGGTAGAGGAGGCTTACCAAGGAGTAGTTTCAAATGGAGGAAAACCATCTAAATTCTTTGCCACAGATATTTGCGATGGTCAAGCTCAGGGTCATGATGGTATGAACTACTCTTTAGCGTCAAGAGAGTACATCGCTAATATGATAGAAATCCATATGGGTGCTACACCTTATGATGCAGGTGTATTTATTGCTAGCTGTGACAAGGGAATGCCAGCGCATCTACAGGCAATTGCTAGAATGGATATCCCGTCGGTAGTTTTAACTGGAGGTACTATGAAGGCTGGTCCTAATATGCTGACATTAGAACAGATAGGCACATATAATGCTAAATATCAAAGGAAGGAAATTACTGAACAGGAGTTTACTGATTTTAAGCATAATGCTTGTCCTTCTTGTGGTGCTTGCTCTTTTATGGGTACAGCTGCTACAATGCAGATTATGGCAGAAGCATTAGGTTTAGCCTTGCCAGGTACAGCCTTTATGCCAGCTACAGCAGAGGAGCTAAAGGGACTTGCAAGAAAAGTTGGAGAACATGCTGTTAAGCTTGTGGAAATGGATATAAGACCATCGCAAATACTAACAAAAAAAGCTTTCGAAAATGCAATTATGGTACATGCAGCTATTGCAGGTTCGTCAAACTCTTTGTTGCATATTCCAACAATTGCCCATGAGTTAGGAATTGAAATAGCTCCACAGATGTTTGATGAAATTCATAGGAAAATTCCATTTATCCTAAATATACGTCCAAGTGGATTTTATCCGGGTGAGTATTTTTGGTATGCTGGAGGGGTTCCGGGGGTTATGGAAGAAATTAGAGAGTATTTACACCTAGATGTTATTACTGTAACAGGAAAAACTTTAGGTGAAAACTTAGATGAGTTGAAAATGAACGGCTATTATGATGTATGCTATCGACATTTAGTTGAGAAAGGCGTGCGCAAAGAAGATATTTTAAAAACAACTAAAAACCCAATTCAAGCTCAAGGTGCAATAGCTATTTTAAAGGGTAATCTAGCTCCTGAAGGGGCTGTTGTAAAACATTCAGCTATAGCAAAAGAAATGCTACAAGCTACTTTAGTTGCAAGAACCTTTGATAGTGAAGAAGAAGCTATGGAGGCCGTATTGACTAAAGAAATTAGTCCGGGAGATGCCGTTATTATACGATATGAAGGGCCTAAGGGTTCTGGTATGCCTGAGATGTTTTATACAACAGAAGCCATTGCTTCTGATCCTGAGTTGGTTTCAACTACAGCATTAATTACTGATGGAAGATTCTCTGGAGCTACTAGAGGCCCGGCTATAGGGCATATTTCTCCGGAAGCCAGTGAAGGGGGACCTATTGCATTAGTGGAGGAAGGTGACTTGATTTCACTAGATATTCCGAATAGAAGCATTGACATTATTGGTGTAAAAGGTGAAGAAAGGTCTAAAGAGGAAATAGAAAAAATTCTTATAGAAAGAAAAGCCAAGTGGATAAAACCAAAGCCTAAATATACAAAAGGTGCCCTTGGGATTTATACTAGGTTGGCTGTATCTCCTATGAAGGGTGGCTATATGGAGTTTAAAGAAGGAATGTAA
- a CDS encoding anti sigma factor C-terminal domain-containing protein: protein MNFKDLLKRYKEGTATDEEVKIIEEELEKYESLEGYFAESISDQFFKTDKFDGETLPINGDEIRNIQKVVNHRLVKVVITSVFIVIVLYIGFFYGVSSVVDKMYYDPTAITQSEEQQFKSSDFSYDMQAYISLNMPGHSIYSFTFQKPKGFGTYELSYSLWDLFTKNDQRHFIDLSRGRITHAIDGIFSTQNRFSKWQGFEKILYPFPEYASKDAIILRDEDAQRKNEVTLRYLNELNPLSFISMSIVFDEDLTMEEFYHMRREYSALDFKWVGVRTTDPGTQWSETQPMHLVGFNPNFNDEPSSNRRPDSEKYPLFNLVDMWDERTLSEKDFPEAYGTHFRSRLKYLRNRKEFVEIFDYNFYKIDFYDDAIKYIDEHGVKTYGVLVYGTAEEFLEHIDEIPYDTIHINSVLSTRPNIYYR from the coding sequence ATGAATTTTAAAGACTTATTGAAGCGGTATAAAGAAGGAACTGCAACAGACGAAGAGGTAAAGATTATTGAGGAAGAACTGGAAAAATATGAATCTTTAGAAGGATATTTTGCTGAGAGTATATCTGATCAGTTTTTCAAAACAGATAAATTTGATGGAGAGACCCTTCCGATCAATGGAGATGAGATAAGAAATATTCAAAAGGTTGTTAATCATAGGTTAGTTAAAGTTGTAATCACATCTGTATTTATTGTGATAGTACTTTACATTGGATTTTTTTACGGAGTTTCCAGTGTAGTAGATAAAATGTACTATGATCCTACAGCGATTACTCAGTCAGAAGAACAGCAATTTAAATCATCTGATTTTTCTTATGACATGCAAGCTTATATTAGCTTGAATATGCCAGGGCATTCTATTTACTCTTTTACCTTCCAGAAACCGAAAGGGTTTGGGACTTATGAACTAAGCTATTCTTTGTGGGATCTCTTTACAAAAAATGATCAACGACATTTTATTGACCTTTCAAGGGGAAGAATTACTCACGCTATTGATGGAATCTTCAGCACACAAAACCGATTCAGTAAATGGCAAGGTTTTGAAAAGATACTGTATCCTTTTCCTGAATATGCATCAAAAGATGCTATAATACTAAGAGATGAAGATGCTCAACGAAAAAATGAAGTAACTCTTCGTTATTTAAACGAGCTTAATCCCCTTTCCTTTATATCTATGAGTATTGTTTTTGATGAAGATCTTACTATGGAAGAGTTTTATCACATGAGGAGAGAGTATTCGGCACTTGACTTTAAATGGGTAGGGGTTCGTACCACGGATCCAGGTACCCAATGGAGTGAAACGCAACCAATGCATTTAGTAGGATTTAACCCGAATTTCAATGATGAACCATCCTCGAATCGCCGACCTGATTCGGAAAAATACCCACTTTTTAATCTAGTTGATATGTGGGATGAACGCACTTTATCAGAAAAGGATTTTCCTGAGGCCTATGGAACCCATTTTCGATCACGTTTGAAATACTTAAGAAATCGTAAAGAATTTGTAGAAATCTTTGACTATAATTTTTATAAGATAGACTTTTATGATGATGCCATTAAGTACATTGATGAACACGGAGTTAAGACCTACGGAGTGCTTGTATATGGAACGGCAGAAGAATTTTTAGAACACATCGATGAAATACCTTATGATACTATTCATATCAATAGTGTTTTATCTACGAGACCAAATATTTACTATCGATAA
- a CDS encoding iron-containing alcohol dehydrogenase family protein, which translates to MIRATVKFPSYTIQEDALLTVGGVIKSYGQRVLIVGGKIALEKAQEKLRKSLDENKLEIVDFMWYGGECTYSNIDKIVEKAKNESVDIIVGVGGGKALDTSKAAAEGAGIPSVTIPTTAATCAATTPLSIIYTEKGDFEALLHLSSPPVHIFMDSIIIADAPTKYLWAGIGDTIAKYYEVRLTTRGKKLSHSPAMAKELSVMCLEPLLEYGRKALEDSDNKIASYELEQVILNNIISTGIVSMLVGDENNGAIAHGTFYGFTLLEEIEKHHLHGEVVAYGVLLLLAIDKQEEELERLIAFYKEIKLPISLKDLGVKNDRAYLDGVLEKAINAPDMKKVPYIVTKDMLFEAMQKLEALKG; encoded by the coding sequence ATGATAAGAGCAACAGTAAAATTTCCTAGCTATACGATTCAGGAAGATGCTCTATTGACTGTTGGAGGTGTTATAAAATCCTATGGTCAGAGGGTACTGATAGTGGGTGGAAAAATTGCTTTAGAAAAAGCACAAGAAAAACTAAGAAAATCCTTGGATGAAAATAAATTAGAGATAGTTGATTTTATGTGGTATGGAGGAGAGTGTACATATTCTAACATAGATAAGATTGTCGAAAAGGCGAAGAATGAAAGTGTAGATATAATAGTAGGAGTGGGGGGAGGAAAGGCCCTGGATACGTCAAAAGCCGCTGCAGAGGGGGCTGGTATTCCATCTGTTACAATACCAACTACTGCTGCTACATGTGCAGCTACTACGCCGTTATCTATTATATATACAGAAAAAGGTGACTTTGAAGCCTTACTTCATTTAAGTTCACCACCTGTTCACATTTTTATGGATAGTATTATAATAGCAGATGCTCCTACAAAATACTTATGGGCGGGTATAGGTGATACCATTGCAAAGTATTATGAAGTAAGACTAACTACTAGAGGAAAAAAGCTGTCTCATAGTCCAGCTATGGCTAAAGAGCTAAGTGTCATGTGTCTTGAACCCTTATTGGAATATGGAAGGAAGGCCTTAGAGGATAGTGATAATAAAATAGCCTCCTACGAACTAGAACAGGTTATCTTAAATAACATAATTAGTACTGGTATTGTTTCTATGCTTGTGGGGGATGAAAATAACGGTGCTATTGCTCATGGTACCTTCTATGGATTTACGTTATTAGAAGAAATAGAGAAGCACCATCTTCATGGTGAGGTTGTAGCCTATGGGGTACTACTTCTATTAGCTATCGATAAACAGGAAGAAGAATTAGAACGATTAATTGCTTTCTATAAGGAAATAAAGCTACCGATTAGTTTGAAGGATTTGGGTGTTAAGAATGATAGGGCTTATTTGGATGGTGTATTGGAGAAGGCAATAAATGCTCCGGATATGAAAAAGGTACCTTATATTGTAACTAAAGACATGTTATTTGAAGCAATGCAGAAGCTAGAGGCATTAAAAGGTTAG